One window of Tenacibaculum maritimum NCIMB 2154 genomic DNA carries:
- a CDS encoding TetR family transcriptional regulator C-terminal domain-containing protein, with product MFLIINTNIMDQGNRITSDKIIALYMEEVLTETHITSVYAFAKKHNFEENEFYHHFSSFEVLEKEIFAIFCTKTVALLLKNEAYKNYDSKSKLLSFYYTFFELLTANRSYVHIKLGTHKNKLASLKLLSKLRKEFIEFIDKEIHTDAIDFKNKTINKLQSKGVLESAWFHLLCTLQFWLADTSSNFEKTDIFIEKSIKASFDLKEVTPIQSVFDFAKFLWKEKIPVI from the coding sequence TTGTTTTTAATAATTAATACAAATATTATGGATCAAGGAAATAGAATAACATCAGATAAGATTATAGCATTATATATGGAAGAAGTGCTCACGGAAACCCATATAACATCAGTATATGCTTTTGCTAAAAAGCACAATTTTGAAGAGAATGAATTTTACCATCATTTTAGTAGTTTTGAGGTCTTAGAAAAAGAAATTTTTGCAATTTTTTGCACAAAAACGGTAGCCTTATTGCTAAAAAATGAAGCTTACAAAAATTATGATTCGAAGAGCAAACTGTTGAGTTTTTATTATACATTTTTTGAGTTATTAACGGCAAATAGATCTTATGTTCATATAAAATTAGGAACTCATAAAAATAAGCTAGCCTCTTTAAAATTGCTTTCGAAATTACGAAAAGAGTTTATTGAATTTATAGATAAGGAAATCCATACAGATGCTATAGATTTTAAAAATAAAACAATTAATAAATTACAAAGTAAAGGAGTTCTTGAAAGCGCTTGGTTTCACTTATTATGTACTTTACAGTTTTGGTTAGCAGATACTTCATCCAATTTTGAAAAAACAGATATTTTCATAGAAAAATCAATAAAAGCAAGTTTTGATTTAAAAGAAGTAACACCTATACAAAGTGTTTTTGACTTTGCTAAGTTTTTATGGAAAGAAAAAATACCAGTAATATGA
- a CDS encoding ABC1 kinase family protein codes for MKSIDNIPTSKIQRASKLLTTGIKVGVNYAKYYGEKIVKTEDEAKKNLNEANATDIYDGLKTLKGSALKVAQMLSMEKNILPSAYVEKFSLSQFSVPPLSPPLVVKTFKKYFKKAPTEVFDSFTKESVNAASIGQVHKATKGGKELAVKIQYPGVAESISSDLAIVKPIAMRMFNIKGEGSDAYFKEVEDKLTEETNYILELAQSKEIANSCSKIPNLKFPNYYSEFSSEKILTMDWMEGLHLSEFTALKHDAVVLNQIGQALWDFYMYQMHVLKKVHADPHSGNFLVSDKNELIVIDFGCMKEVPNSFYIPYFELAKKENIENKAFFEAKLYELEILREDDSLEEKEFFQALFYEMLSLFTQPFHQEEFDFSDAVFFNKIAELGQKYANNTALKKMNGNRGSKHFIYINRTFFGLYHLMHDLKSTAIKINNYKTL; via the coding sequence ATGAAAAGTATAGATAACATTCCGACATCAAAAATTCAGCGCGCTTCTAAATTATTAACCACAGGAATAAAAGTAGGGGTTAATTATGCAAAATATTATGGAGAAAAAATAGTAAAAACAGAAGATGAGGCAAAAAAGAATTTAAATGAAGCAAATGCTACTGATATTTACGATGGTTTAAAAACCTTAAAAGGTTCTGCTTTAAAAGTAGCTCAAATGCTAAGCATGGAAAAAAACATCTTACCAAGTGCTTATGTAGAAAAATTTTCACTGTCACAATTTTCAGTACCTCCATTATCGCCTCCGTTAGTTGTAAAAACATTTAAGAAATATTTTAAAAAAGCACCTACAGAGGTATTTGATAGCTTTACAAAGGAATCTGTTAATGCAGCAAGTATAGGGCAGGTACACAAAGCAACAAAAGGAGGAAAAGAATTAGCCGTAAAAATTCAGTATCCAGGAGTTGCAGAGAGTATTTCTTCTGATTTAGCTATTGTAAAGCCCATTGCTATGAGAATGTTTAATATAAAGGGAGAAGGATCTGATGCCTATTTTAAAGAAGTAGAAGATAAGCTAACAGAAGAAACAAACTATATTTTAGAATTAGCTCAAAGTAAAGAAATAGCAAATAGTTGTAGTAAAATACCAAACTTAAAATTCCCTAATTATTATTCAGAATTTTCATCAGAGAAAATTTTAACAATGGATTGGATGGAAGGGCTTCATTTGTCTGAATTTACAGCATTAAAACATGATGCAGTAGTATTAAATCAGATAGGGCAAGCGTTATGGGATTTTTATATGTATCAGATGCATGTTTTGAAAAAAGTACATGCTGATCCTCATTCAGGTAACTTTTTGGTTTCGGATAAAAACGAATTAATAGTAATTGATTTTGGATGTATGAAAGAGGTTCCTAATAGTTTTTATATTCCTTATTTTGAGCTGGCTAAAAAAGAAAATATAGAAAACAAGGCTTTTTTTGAAGCCAAATTATATGAGCTAGAAATCTTAAGAGAGGATGATTCTTTAGAAGAAAAAGAGTTTTTTCAGGCACTTTTTTATGAAATGCTTTCTCTTTTTACCCAACCTTTTCATCAGGAAGAGTTTGACTTTTCAGATGCTGTTTTCTTTAACAAGATAGCTGAGTTAGGGCAAAAATATGCGAACAACACAGCACTTAAAAAAATGAATGGAAATAGAGGTTCTAAGCATTTTATTTATATCAATAGAACTTTTTTTGGTTTGTATCATTTAATGCACGATTTAAAATCAACCGCTATTAAAATTAATAATTATAAAACATTATAG
- a CDS encoding flavin reductase family protein, protein MQFTRKDIDALEHLYKINFVNSLSGFKSANLIATKSVKEVTNVAVFSSVVHYGSAPPILGFVLRPTTVRRNTYDNIKETEFYTINHITESMIHEAHHTSAKYPSEISEFDKTALTEVYKNGFHAPFVKESSVQIAMKYVEEYPIKINNTLLILGEIVAVYVDEVLVEKDGFINLSKNETVAINGLDAYVTPANSKRLPYQRPK, encoded by the coding sequence ATGCAGTTTACTCGTAAAGATATAGACGCTTTAGAACATTTATACAAAATTAATTTTGTAAATAGTTTATCAGGATTCAAATCTGCAAATCTAATAGCCACGAAGTCAGTAAAAGAAGTAACGAATGTTGCAGTGTTTAGTTCCGTAGTACATTACGGGTCTGCTCCTCCTATTTTAGGATTTGTATTGCGTCCAACTACGGTAAGAAGAAATACATATGATAATATAAAGGAAACGGAATTTTATACAATTAATCATATAACCGAGTCTATGATTCATGAAGCGCATCATACATCGGCAAAATACCCTTCGGAGATTTCAGAGTTTGATAAAACCGCTTTAACAGAAGTGTATAAAAATGGCTTTCATGCACCATTTGTTAAAGAAAGCTCAGTACAAATAGCTATGAAATATGTAGAAGAATACCCCATAAAAATAAATAATACATTATTGATATTAGGAGAAATTGTAGCAGTATATGTTGATGAGGTTTTGGTAGAGAAAGACGGCTTTATAAATTTATCTAAAAACGAAACAGTAGCTATAAACGGATTGGATGCTTATGTAACCCCCGCTAATAGTAAACGCCTCCCATATCAACGACCAAAATAA